Proteins found in one Thunnus maccoyii chromosome 5, fThuMac1.1, whole genome shotgun sequence genomic segment:
- the pex11a gene encoding peroxisomal membrane protein 11A, translating into MDAFVKFTNQSQGRDRVFRATQYACALSRYLLRNNPETKDLVAKLKSLEANMSAGRKLFRLGNTINSIEAAKRTMQLSDRVLCLCLTVANINRALYFICDNVLWARNVGLIRDIDKERWSLSASRFYLFSLVMSVIRDVYVIAQLMVQRARDKHFKQKMDLHLNESPEVAEVVIPQLDAFLFLLLESLKSHPAVALDAVKNICDLTIPLDRLGIYQSNAGVVGFCGLISSLIGIVTLVQPKLKIKP; encoded by the exons ATGGACGCGTTTGTAAAATTTACAAATCAAAGTCAAGGAAGGGACCGTGTTTTCAG ggCAACCCAATATGCATGTGCGCTGTCGAGATACTTACTCCGAAACAACCCAGAAACAAAGGACTTGGTGGCAAAACTTAAAAGTCTGGAAGCCAACATGAGTGCTGGACGTAAAT TGTTCAGGCTGGGAAATACAATAAATTCCATTGAGGCTGCTAAGCGAACCATGCAACTCTCTGACCGAGTGCTGTGCCTGTGCCTTACTGTGGCCAACATCAACCGCGCCCTCTACTTTATCTGTGACAATGTACTTTGGGCCAGAAATGTCGGCCTTATCCGTGATATCGACAAGGAACGTTGGAGTCTAAGTGCCTCTCGCTTCTACCTCTTCTCGCTAGTTATGAGTGTGATCAGAGATGTTTATGTTATCGCCCAGTTAATGGTACAGAGAGCAAGAGATAAACACTTTAAACAGAAAATGGATTTGCATCTCAATGAGAGCCCGGAAGTAGCTGAGGTTGTCATTCCCCAGCTggatgcttttctttttctgctgttgGAGAGCCTAAAATCACATCCCGCTGTTGCCTTGGACGCagtgaaaaatatctgtgaTCTCACCATCCCTTTAGACAGGTTGGGGATATACCAGTCGAACGCAGGAGTGGTCGGATTTTGTGGCCTGATATCCTCACTGATTGGGATTGTAACCCTCGTACAGCCCAAGTTAAAAATCAAACCATGA